One window of Trichomycterus rosablanca isolate fTriRos1 chromosome 2, fTriRos1.hap1, whole genome shotgun sequence genomic DNA carries:
- the txnipa gene encoding thioredoxin interacting protein a — protein sequence MVAMTKRVKIFQIVFNDPTKTFYCSGDKVAGKIVVEVLENTRVSAMRVLGIGCARVDYSKGKQKCREEIDYLKYEEDVHLDDHPSDTDGSVILRPGNTYEYTFGFELPQQGQLVSSYKGKFGSVQYFVKALMARPSQPALECMKHFEVEEPLDVNTPDLLSPTGGMKEKKVTCMFIPDGQVSLNAKIDRRGFCEGEEICIDAKFENTCSRIVVPKAAIVAKHTYQANGHTKTFRQKLSSVRGNHIISGMCDAWQGKSIRVPKIRPSILGCNIIRVEYELMIYMHIPGSDKLVLELPLVIGTVPYSGLSSRTNSMSSQDGSTASASWVSLRMPSSCPPSYCDVTRDCRLDQPLTPLLDDYDGGDSPIFMNSPQFSFPMLPPYSEVEEEYIGNARMLPVC from the exons ATGGTGGCCATGACCAAGAGAGTGAAGATCTTCCAGATCGTTTTTAACGATCCCACCAAGACTTTCTACTGCAGCGGGGATAAAGTGGCTGGCAAGATCGTGGTGGAGGTTCTGGAGAACACCAGAGTCTCTGCCATGAGAGTGCTGGGCATCGGATGTGCCAGAGTGGATTATTCTAAGGGAAAGCAGAAATGTCGGGAGGAAATTGACTACCTGAAGTATGAAGAAGATGTCCATTTGGATGATCATCCTTCAG ACACCGATGGCTCAGTCATCCTCCGCCCTGGCAACACCTACGAATACACATTTGGATTTGAGCTCCCACAGCAGGG GCAGCTCGTGTCGTCCTACAAGGGAAAATTCGGCAGCGTGCAGTACTTCGTGAAAGCCCTGATGGCGAGACCGTCCCAGCCGGCGCTGGAGTGCATGAAACACTTCGAGGTGGAGGAGCCGCTGGACGTGAACACGCCCGACCTGCTG TCTCCGACAGGTGGCATGAAGGAGAAGAAGGTCACCTGCATGTTCATCCCCGACGGCCAGGTGTCCCTGAACGCCAAGATCGACAGGCGCGGCTTCTGCGAGGGCGAGGAGATCTGCATCGACGCCAAGTTCGAAAACACCTGCTCGCGCATCGTGGTGCCCAAGGCCGCCATCGTCGCCAAGCACACGTACCAGGCCAACGGGCACACCAAAACGTTCAGGCAGAAGCTCTCCTCGGTGCGGGGCAACCACATCATCTCCGGGATGTGCGACGCCTGGCAGGGCAAGTCCATCCGCGTGCCCAAGATCAGACCCTCCATCCTGGGCTGCAACATCATCCGCGTCGAGTACGAGCTCATG ATCTACATGCACATCCCGGGCAGTGACAAGCTGGTGCTGGAACTTCCCCTGGTCATCGGTACCGTGCCCTACAGCGGCCTGAGCAGCCGCACCAACAGCATGAGCAGCCAGGACGGCAGCACGGCCTCCGCCAGCTGGGTGTCCCTGCGCATGCCGTCCTCGTGCCCGCCCAGCTACTGCGACGTGACCCGCGACTGCCGCCTGGACCAGCCTCTCACGCCGCTGCTGGACGACTACGACGGAGGCGACAGTCCCATCTTCATGAACAGCCCGCAGTTCTCCTTCCCCATGCTGCCACCCTACTCCGAG GTGGAGGAGGAGTACATCGGAAACGCCCGCATGCTCCCCGTGTGTTGA